From one Humulus lupulus chromosome 8, drHumLupu1.1, whole genome shotgun sequence genomic stretch:
- the LOC133797441 gene encoding auxin-responsive protein SAUR32 gives MGSGEKSQRFFQLHNHQQSHHHGTKNKAVIRDVPKGCLAIKVGQGEEQQRFVVPVMYFNHPLFMQLLKEAEEEYGFDQKGTITIPCHVEEFRYVQGMIDREKSYHHHHHHHLHVTGCFRV, from the coding sequence atgggtaGTGGAGAAAAAAGCCAAAGGTTTTTTCAGCTTCACAACCACCAGCAGAGCCATCACCATGGGACGAAGAATAAGGCTGTAATCAGAGACGTTCCAAAAGGGTGTTTGGCAATCAAGGTGGGACAAGGTGAAGAACAACAGAGATTTGTGGTGCCTGTGATGTACTTTAATCACCCTCTGTTCATGCAATTGTTGAAAGAGGCTGAAGAAGAGTATGGATTTGATCAGAAGGGTACCATCACCATTCCTTGCCACGTGGAGGAGTTTAGGTACGTTCAAGGCATGATTGACAGGGAAAAATCctatcaccaccaccaccaccatcaccttCATGTTACTGGGTGCTTTAGGGTTTGA